The Bos mutus isolate GX-2022 chromosome 12, NWIPB_WYAK_1.1, whole genome shotgun sequence genomic interval CTGTGCCCATCCTGCCCCGCCTCTTCTCCCAAAGTGGCCTACCACCCTTACCCCGAGGACTACGGCGACATCGAGATTGGCTCGCACCGCAGCTCCAGCAGTAACCTGGGCACGGACGATGGCTACGTGCCCATGACCCCCGGCGTGGCCCTCCTGGGGACGGGCAGCGGGAGCTGCAAGAGCGACGACTACATGCCCATGAGCCCCACCAGCGTGTCGGCCCCGAAACAGATCCTGCAGCCGCGCCCCGTGCCCGCCGCCTTGCCCCCTGCTGGGGCCACGGTTCCCCCGCCCGCATCGGCAGCCGGCAGAGCCTTCCCGGGCACCGCGGGCGGCTACAAGACCGGCTCCCCGGCCGAGAGCTCCCCCGAGGACAGCGGGTACATGCGCATGTGGTGCGGTTCCAAGCTGTCCATGGAGAGCGCCGACAGCAAGCTGCTGCCCAACGGGGACTACCTCAACATGTCCCCCAGCGATGCGGGCACGGCGGGCACCCCGCCCGACTTCTTCTCGGCCGCGGGGGAGACGCTGCGGTGCGTGCCCGGCTACTGCTACAGCTCCTTGCCCCGCTCCTACAAGGCCCCTCACGCCTGCCACGGCGACAGTGACCAGTACGTGCTCATGAGCTCGCCAGTGGGCCGGGTCCTGGAGGAGGAGCAGCTGGAGCCACCCCCCGGCCCCGCGCAGCCGGCCAGTGCCTTCCCGGCCGCGGCGGCTGGCAGCGGCCACCCCCAGCCACTTCACCCCGTCATGCCTTCTTCTGGGAGGCCCGGCGGTGGCGGAGGCAGCCGCCCCGACGGCTTCCTAGCCCAGCGCTGCCGGGCAGTGCGGCCCACGCGCCTGTCCCTGGAGGGGCTGCCGGCCCTGCCCCGCATGCACGAGTACCCGCTGCCCCCCGAGCCCAGGAGTCCTGGCGAGTACATCAACATCGACTTCGGGGAGGCCGGCGCGCGCCTGTCACCCCCCGCGCCCCCGCTCCTGGCCTCGGCCGCCTCGTCGTCCTCGCTGTTGTCCGCCAGCAGCCCAGCCTCGTCCCTGGGCTCCGGCACCCCGGGCACAAGCGGGGACAGCCGGCAGCGCTCCCCGCTCTCCGACTATATGAACCTCGACTTCAGCTCGCCCAAGTCGCCGCAGCCAGGCGCCCAGGGCCGGGACCCTGTGGGCTCCTTGGACGCCTTGCTGTCCCCCGAGGCCTCCGTGTACCCGCCGCTGCCCCCGCGCCCGGCCGCCCCCTCCTCGGCCCTGCAGCCGctgcccccgccgcccccaccaGGCGAGCTGTACCGCCTGCCTGCGGCACCCGCCTCCCAGGGCCCAGGCGCGGCCTCCTCCTCGTCCTCGGACACGGGGGACAACAGTGACTACACAGAGATGGCCTTCGGCGTGGCCGCCACCCCGCCGCAACCGATCGCGGCGCCCCCGAAGCCCGACGGTGCCCGCGTGAGCAGCCCTGTGTCCGGCCTCAAGAGGCTGAGCCTCATGGATCAGGTGTCGGGGGTCGAGGCCTTCCTGCAGGCCGGCCAGCCCCCAGACCCGCACCGGGGGGCCAAGGTCATCCGTGCGGACCCCCAGGGGGGCCGCCGCCGCCACAGCTCCGAGACCTTCTCCTCGACCACCACTGTGACCCCCGTGTCCCCATCCTTTGCTCACACCCCCAAGCGTCACAACTCGGCCTCGGTGGAGAACGTCTCTCTCAGGAAAGGCAGCgaagggggcgggggcgggggcagcgTCCTGGGTGGGGGCGATGAGCCCCCCTCGTCGCCCCGCCAGTTGCCTCCGCCAACGCCTCAGCAAGCGCGGGCCTGGACGCCGGCTCAGCCCAGCGGCGGCCTGGTCGGCTGTCCCGGGGGCAGCAGCTCGCCGATGCGCCGGGAGACCTCCGCCGGCTTCCAGAACGGCCTCAACTACATCGCCATCGACGTGAGGGACGAGCCAGGGCTGTCGCCGCCCCTGCAGCAGCACCCGCACGCGCAGACGGGCGACAGGAGCGCCTGGGGCCGCACCCGAAGCCTCGGGGGTCTCATCAGCGCCGTGGGTGCCGGTAGCCCTGCCGGGGTGTGCGGAGGGCCGGGCCCCGGCGCCCTGCCCGCGGCCAACGCCTACGCCAGCATCGACTTCTTGACGCATCACCTGAAAGAGGCCACGGTGGTGAAAGGTGAGGGCCTGGGCCGGGGAGGAGCGTGGGCCTGTGGGGTGCTAGAAGCCGCTTCCCTTCGGGGGTACCGTGACCTCAGTGCCTGAGTCCTGGCGCAGGGCTCTCGCTTTGTTTTGCCTTTGTCCCAGTGCAAGTCTTTCCCCAGAGACCTCGCCAGAGCGCTCAAGTCACCTTTGAGTTGAACAGTGAGTTTTCCGACCGGGGAGGCAGATCTGTTTTCTTTGGCTCCAGAGcccccctcctcttcccttctgTGAACACCTGGCGGGGGGCGgcgcgggcggggcggggtgggggggcaggtcAGCCACTCCCCTAGGAGGTGGCCCAGGGGGGTCCTCCTATCTGTGAGGTGGGAAACTTCCACTTGGAGGGACCCGCCGCTGGCGGCTCCCAAGCCCGCAGACGTcacctttctctttgttttcctggAGCCTGGCCGGGCTGATTCTTGCTGAGCCTCAAAGTTTATAAAAACAGGCCCCAAACTTGTTTAGGAAACTAGCATCCATTTTGGCTGGTCGTTGCAGGGAGCCCTGAACCATTTCAAGTTTACATGGGGACTGTAGGAGCGTTTCCACCAGAGACGTGCCTGTTCTCTAGGGGGCTGAAAGGGTGACTCTGCTTAACCCAGCTCCGGAGCTTGAGCCCACCTGGGAGTCACCTGGAGAGTCCGAGGCGGGTCTGGCCGGGCTGGGTGGCCCCATGCAGCGGGTCTGGGATGTGGCTCCCAGTGCGCCTTCCTAAGAAGCTCCCCTGTTGCGCTGGTGCTGCTGGTCGGGGGGCCCTGGCTGGGGGCGGAGTTGGGGGCACTTGCCCCAGTTAGACTGCTGGAGCAGGTCTGAGAAATTACCTGAGGGGTCAGCCGCAGTCAAGGAAAGTGGCCAGTGGGCGGAGCCCAGGCGCCAGCATTTTCCCGGTTGCCCAGGCGATGAGAATCTGGGCTTCAGAGAAGACAGTGAAAGCCAGCCACATGGGTCTTTTCAGGAGCAGTCACGGTGGGGCGGTGCCCAGTGCTGTTCCTCCCTGTCTCCTCACAGATGGGCAAGGACAGAGGTGTGCTTGCCTTGACCTGGTTGTCTCAGACCCTGAATGacgagggggaggagaggagggtgggcTCAAAGAGTTTCTTAATTTTATAGCTGCTCCTGTGCAGGAAGATAGAGGCGCTGTGGGAACCCCAGAGCACAGAGTAATGAACAGTACTCAGATGCTGGCCTGAGGTCAGCAGTCTGCCGGGGTTACAGGGTGATGATGGACACAGCTTGGGGGTCTGTACACCTTGTTCTGAAAGCAAACGCATCTGATGCGGCGTAAATCCAGCATGGGTTTCCTCGCATCCATGGGATGTAAAGTTACAGCTGGGTTCAAGAGGgcggggacatatgtacacctgtggccgattcatgttgatgtacggcagatACCAACGCAATATTTTAAAGCCATTATCctcccaataaaaataaatttaaagaaaaaaaaagttgtagcTGTAGGGTGGATACCCTGTTATACAATAGAGGAAAAGCgatttgctttttttctaaaatcatgGACTACAAGATGCAAAGAGGCACAGCGACCTCTCAGGGACACAGCCCTATGGCATCTAATGACGCCGTTGGAAGCCGTCAGGATGTGCCCCGTAAATGAAGGTCGCTTTTCTTGGAGGCACTTAAGCCCTACAGGTGCGTCTGAAAAATTGCTGGCGTGTCTGGAGTTGAAGGATTATTAGGTGCAGTCCAAGACACAAGCCAGATAAACAGAGCAGCGTAACTAGACTTGACTGGGGGGAAAATCCGCATGCACAGGAAGGGGTACAGACCACAGTGAACACCGAGTACGCCTTGCTGAAATCTGATTCTCATCAGAAAAACAGCCTGAGAACACACCACCTTGTACTGCCTCTGGTGGAGCAGGCAGGAAAAACCCGGGCTGGACTGAGGAGGGCCCTGGGAGGCGGTTCTCGCAGCAAGCGGAACAGTGAGCTGGGGTG includes:
- the IRS2 gene encoding insulin receptor substrate 2; this translates as MASPPEHGPPGPAGGDGPNLNNNNNNNNHSVRKCGYLRKQKHGHKRFFVLRGPGAGGDEAGAGGGPAPQPPRLEYYESEKKWRSKAGAPKRVIALDCCLNINKRADAKHKYLIALYTKDEYFAVAAENEQEQEGWYRALTDLVSEGRAGAGDAPPAAAATSGSCSASLPGALGGSAGAAAADDSYGLVAPATAAYREVWQVNLKPKGLGQSKNLTGVYRLCLSARTIGFVKLNCEQPSVTLQLMSIRRCGHSDSFFFIEVGRSAVTGPGELWMQADDSVVAQNIHETILEAMKALKELFEFRPRSKSQSSGSSATHPISVPGARRHHHLVNLPPSQTGLVRRSRTDSLAATPPAAKCSACRVRTASEGDGGAAAAAAGAGAGAAAGSPLSPGPVRAPLSRSHTLSGGRAGKAALAPAGGGLQHSRSMSMPVAHSPPAATSPGSLSSSSGHGSGSYPPPPGPHPHLQHPLHPQRPSSGSASASGSPSDPGFMSLDEYGSSPGDLRVYCGHRSNTPESIAETPPARDGSAGELYGYMTMERPLSHCGGRAYRRVSGDGAPDLDRGLRKRTYSLTTPARQRPVPQPSSASLDEYTLMRATFSGSSGRLCPSCPASSPKVAYHPYPEDYGDIEIGSHRSSSSNLGTDDGYVPMTPGVALLGTGSGSCKSDDYMPMSPTSVSAPKQILQPRPVPAALPPAGATVPPPASAAGRAFPGTAGGYKTGSPAESSPEDSGYMRMWCGSKLSMESADSKLLPNGDYLNMSPSDAGTAGTPPDFFSAAGETLRCVPGYCYSSLPRSYKAPHACHGDSDQYVLMSSPVGRVLEEEQLEPPPGPAQPASAFPAAAAGSGHPQPLHPVMPSSGRPGGGGGSRPDGFLAQRCRAVRPTRLSLEGLPALPRMHEYPLPPEPRSPGEYINIDFGEAGARLSPPAPPLLASAASSSSLLSASSPASSLGSGTPGTSGDSRQRSPLSDYMNLDFSSPKSPQPGAQGRDPVGSLDALLSPEASVYPPLPPRPAAPSSALQPLPPPPPPGELYRLPAAPASQGPGAASSSSSDTGDNSDYTEMAFGVAATPPQPIAAPPKPDGARVSSPVSGLKRLSLMDQVSGVEAFLQAGQPPDPHRGAKVIRADPQGGRRRHSSETFSSTTTVTPVSPSFAHTPKRHNSASVENVSLRKGSEGGGGGGSVLGGGDEPPSSPRQLPPPTPQQARAWTPAQPSGGLVGCPGGSSSPMRRETSAGFQNGLNYIAIDVRDEPGLSPPLQQHPHAQTGDRSAWGRTRSLGGLISAVGAGSPAGVCGGPGPGALPAANAYASIDFLTHHLKEATVVKE